Below is a genomic region from Rhizobium sp. 007.
GTCGAGGTGGAGCGCGGGACACATCGGTTGTGCCTGAGGCTCGACGGCAATTCGCACCTCTTTGCGCTGCCCGATCCGCTGGATGGTACTGCCTCAGAAGCGGAGGTCGGCGATCGCCTGATCGCACCGATGCCAGGCTTCGTCAAGATCGTGCGGACAAGCGAAGGTGCCACCGTCTCGAAAGGCGCGCCGCTGATCGTCATGGAGGCCATGAAAATGGAGCTGACGCTGACCGCCGCGCGAGACGCCATCGTGGAAAGCGTTCACGCGAGTGAGGGTCAGCAGGTTTCCGAGGGCGCCGTCCTCGTCACCCTGAAGGCTAGAGAGGCATGATGACGGCTGCACACCAGGAACATGTTTCGATCGTCGAGATGGCACCGCGTGACGGTCTGCAAAATGAGGAACACTTCATCGGGACGGCAGACAAGATTGCTCTTGTCGATATGCTGTCCGATTGCGGCTACGAGCGCATCGAGGTGACGAGTTTCGTGAGTCCGAAATGGGTGCCGCAGCTTGTCGACGCCGCCGAAGTGATGGCCCGAATTCGCCGCGTACCTGGCGTGCGCTATGCCGTCCTCACCCCCAACATGAAGGGCTTTGAGGCGGCACTTTCGGCACGGGCGGACGAGGTCGCGATCTTTGCCGCAGCTTCCGAAAGCTTCTCCCAGCATAATATCAATTGTTCGATTGCCGAGAGCATCGACCGTTTCCGCCCCGTCGCGCTGGCAAGCAGCGCGCACGGTATTCCACTACGCGGCTATGTCAGCTGTGTCGTCGAATGCCCTTATGAAGGTGCCGTACGGCCCGCCAATGCCGCGAAGGTCGTAGCATTGCTGAGGGAACTTGGATGCTATGAGGTCAGCCTTGGCGATACGATCGGCCGCGGAACACCGGAAGCCGTGGCGAGGATGCTCGCCGCCGTGCTTGACGAAGCGCCTGCCACAATGCTTGCCGGCCATTTCCACGACACCTCAGGCCGTGCGCTCGAAAATGTCGACGTTGCGCTCGACCATGGGCTTCGCGTCTTCGATGCCTCGATCGGCGGGCTCGGAGGCTGTCCTTACGCACCGGGTGCAAAGGGCAATGTCGACACCATGGCCGTCGCGCAGCATCTCGCGGCAAGAGGTTTTTCGACAGGGCTTGCGGAAGACAAGCTGCGGCAGACAGCCGCCTTTGCCCGTGAGCTGAGGAGTAAGTCGTGATGCCTGAAACGCTTCACATCGATATCGACGCCCGCGGCCTTGCGCGGCTGACGCTTGCGCGGCCGGAAAAGCACAACGCGATCTCGCCCCAGATGATGGATGAACTGACCGCCGCATCAAAGGCTCTCGGTGCTGATCGCAGCGTTCGGGTAATCGTGCTTGCCGCAGAGGGGGCAAGCTTCTGCGCGGGCGGCGATCTCGATTGGATGCGCGCGCAGTTTGAGGCGGGGCGGGATGAGCGGATTTCCGAGGCAAGGCGGCTTGCCACCATGTTCCGTGCATTGAATGACCTTCCGAAGCCGGTGATTGCCCGTGTTCAGGGCAATGCCTTTGGGGGCGGTGTCGGCCTTCTCAGCGTTTGCGATCTGGTGATTGCCGCTGAAACCGCCCGTTTCGGCCTGACCGAAGTTCGCCTCGGCATCATCCCGGCAACGATCAGTCCTTTCGTCGTCGCGCGGATCGGCGAAGGAGCTGCCCGGCCGCTCATCATGTCCGGTAAACTGATCAACGCATCGGAGGCAAAGGCTGCCGGGCTGGCCGGGCACGTTGTACCCGCTGAGGATCTCGATGCGGCAGTCGAGGCCGAAATCGGGCATTTCCTGAAGGCGTCGCCCGATGCAGTGGCAAGAGGCAAGACACTTGCGCGCTCGCTCGGAATGCCGATCACGGACGCGGTCATCGAAAGCGTCATCGAGCAATTAGCCGACACCTGGGAAATGGAAGAGGCGCGCGAAGGCATTGCCGCCTTTTTCGAGCGGCGGGAGCCATCCTGGCGAAGTGATGCTTGAATTGAGCGTACTTTGAGCATACTTTGATTGAGGATTGATCAAAATATGCGAGGATTACCCATCATGGCAGCCACAGGCCTCAGCAATGTCGCTGCACGCTTCGGCGATGAACATTCGTCGTTTCTATCGGCCCGGCGCGTCGCCGAGCAACTGGGCGTAACGCTCTCCGAGCTAGCCCGGCTGATCGGGGTTGCGCGCAATACGCTGGCGGCGAAATCGGGCGCCCGCAAAGTGGATAATGCGCTGAGCAACGTCGTCCGCATCCTTGCGATGGCAAGCGAAATGGCCGGCGACGAAAACCGTGCGGTCATATGGTTCAAGCATCAGCCGATCCCCGGTTGGGGCGGCAAGACGGCGTTTGACCTTGTCGGCGAAGGCAAGTCCGACCGGGTTCTCGCCTATCTCGAGGCCGTCCGCTCCGGCGTCTATGCCTGAGACCGTCGTGCATCTATGGCGCGCCTTCGTTCCACGATGGGCCCATGCGCCGCTTTCTGGGGAGGGCGCCAGCCGTTTTGGTGGCCGGTGGAATCGGGTGGGTGCCCCGACCATCTATGCGGCCTGCGAGCTGTCCACGGCCTGGGCCGAATATAACCAGGGCTTTGTTCAGCACCCGGCGATGATCGTGCAATTGGAACTCAAAGGGGCGCGCCTCGCGGACACGACCGACCAGATGCTTCTTCGAAAGTTTGACGTTACTGCGGATATCCATCGTTGCGAATGGCGGATGCTGATGGATGAAAGCAAGGTGCCGGCAACCCACCACCTGCGCGAACGTCTGATTGCATCGCGATATCATGGCGCGATCTATCCATCTTTCATGTCGCTCGGCGGCACATGCGTCGCGCTGTGGGAATGGAATATGCCGGGTGCACCGGAGCTTCGCGCAATCGATCCAGAGGGTCGACTGCCCAAATCACCGGCCTCCTGGTTGTAGATTACGGACGCGTCGAGAACATCGCGATGGAATTGTCCAATTATAGCATTCCGGAAGTTTATGAGCGCTCTTCGAGAGCAATGAACGGTTGCTTAAGTAGCTGGTGTCGGCGCATCTGTCGTTCAAAGTAGCAGATGTCTGGCTCGCGAAGCTAGAAACGGGGAGGATGCGGGAACCCCTACTGCCATCACTGATCTGGACGCTGCCAATGCTGGCTGGCGTCCACTGGAGTACTCGCTTCCTGGCGCTCAGCGAAGTGGAGGCGGCGCAAGGCTTGGAGCAATAGCGCTCCGCATCCGGTTGAATGCAGAGCGCATGATATTCGGCGTCAAGCCGCTGCGAAAGGTACCGCTACGAAGATCCTATTGCCACCACGTTCGACAAGCAGCAGCACCGACTTGCGGCCGGATCTTGCAGCATTGGCGACGGCGTTCTTCACATCGCCTGCATTATGTACGGTCTTGTCGTTGACCGAGACGATGACATCGCCCGTCTGAACGCCTGCTTCGGCGGCCGGCTTGTCCGGATTGACACTGGCGACGACCGCGCCCGTGACGCCTCTGGCCAGGTTAAGTTCCTCCCGGGTATCCGGCGTCAGATCGGCAAGAGCAATTCCGATGCCCGGACCGGTCTGTGTCCTGCCGCTGCTTTCTTCGGCTGCTGCCTGCTTCTCGCCGGTGCCGTTGCCGCCGATGGTGACGGTGAGATCGGTGCTCTGGCCGCCGCGCCAGACGGTGAGCGTTTCTCTGGCGCCCGGCGACATGTCGGCGACGAGACGCGAGAGGCCTTTCGGCGTCTTTACGGTCTCGCTGCCTAAGGCGGTGATGATATCGCCCGTCTTGACACCGGCGCGTGCGGCAGGGGTTCCCCCGGTGACGGCTGCAACGAGCGCACCCTGCGAGGCATTGAGCCCAACGGCATCTGCAACATC
It encodes:
- a CDS encoding hydroxymethylglutaryl-CoA lyase; the encoded protein is MTAAHQEHVSIVEMAPRDGLQNEEHFIGTADKIALVDMLSDCGYERIEVTSFVSPKWVPQLVDAAEVMARIRRVPGVRYAVLTPNMKGFEAALSARADEVAIFAAASESFSQHNINCSIAESIDRFRPVALASSAHGIPLRGYVSCVVECPYEGAVRPANAAKVVALLRELGCYEVSLGDTIGRGTPEAVARMLAAVLDEAPATMLAGHFHDTSGRALENVDVALDHGLRVFDASIGGLGGCPYAPGAKGNVDTMAVAQHLAARGFSTGLAEDKLRQTAAFARELRSKS
- a CDS encoding DUF2384 domain-containing protein codes for the protein MAATGLSNVAARFGDEHSSFLSARRVAEQLGVTLSELARLIGVARNTLAAKSGARKVDNALSNVVRILAMASEMAGDENRAVIWFKHQPIPGWGGKTAFDLVGEGKSDRVLAYLEAVRSGVYA
- a CDS encoding crotonase/enoyl-CoA hydratase family protein, producing MMPETLHIDIDARGLARLTLARPEKHNAISPQMMDELTAASKALGADRSVRVIVLAAEGASFCAGGDLDWMRAQFEAGRDERISEARRLATMFRALNDLPKPVIARVQGNAFGGGVGLLSVCDLVIAAETARFGLTEVRLGIIPATISPFVVARIGEGAARPLIMSGKLINASEAKAAGLAGHVVPAEDLDAAVEAEIGHFLKASPDAVARGKTLARSLGMPITDAVIESVIEQLADTWEMEEAREGIAAFFERREPSWRSDA
- a CDS encoding RES domain-containing protein; translated protein: MPETVVHLWRAFVPRWAHAPLSGEGASRFGGRWNRVGAPTIYAACELSTAWAEYNQGFVQHPAMIVQLELKGARLADTTDQMLLRKFDVTADIHRCEWRMLMDESKVPATHHLRERLIASRYHGAIYPSFMSLGGTCVALWEWNMPGAPELRAIDPEGRLPKSPASWL